The Ictalurus furcatus strain D&B chromosome 5, Billie_1.0, whole genome shotgun sequence genome includes a region encoding these proteins:
- the si:dkey-8e10.3 gene encoding serine/threonine-protein kinase SBK1 gives MKEKLSSTCNDQTHKTVQGRAMIELGPVEDGSSHIEELMELTAQCLSRLEIKEHFNVIKEIGRGKYGRVLLVTHRCRGTPMALKVLPKASTQLKGFLREYCISLRLSSHPCIVGLFGIAFQSNEHYGFAQELVVGRDLFAIIKPRVGISESVVKRCAVQIASALEFIHRLGLVHRDIKPENILLLDTQCRHVKLADFGLTQKRGTLICYISSTLPYMAPELCAMVAEDGQEKPQAPPLSIQPSLDTWAFGVLLFCILTGFFPWEHCTSTDSFYEEFAEWRQDTETTEIPTQWKRFTPACLEMFGKLLALEPNDRSTADVVKGYVGKEWVKPKCPNEGDGVSAMATLSSPCRSSPVLQ, from the exons atGAAAGAGAAGCTCTCCAGCACTTGTAACGATCAGACACATAAAACTGTCCAAG GCAGAGCAATGATTGAGCTGGGCCCTGTGGAGGACGGCAGCAGCCACATAGAGGAGCTGATGGAGCTCACGGCACAGTGTCTGAGTCGCCTTGAGATTAAAGAACACTTCAATGTCATCAAGGAGATCGGCCGCGGCAAATATGGGCGCGTGCTGCTGGTTACTCACCGCTGCAGGG GGACACCCATGGCCCTGAAGGTCCTGCCCAAAGCGTCGACCCAGCTGAAGGGATTTCTGCGTGAGTACTGTATCTCGCTCCGCCTGTCCTCCCACCCGTGCATTGTGGGTCTGTTCGGAATCGCCTTCCAGTCTAATGAACACTATGGATTTGCTCAGGAGCTGGTGGTCGGCCGCGACCTGTTTGCTATCATCAAACCACGG GTTGGCATCTCAGAGAGTGTAGTAAAGCGCTGTGCTGTGCAGATCGCCAGTGCCTTGGAGTTCATCCACCGCTTGGGCCTGGTGCACCGTGATATCAAGCCAGAGAACATACTGTTGCTGGACACCCAGTGCCGCCATGTGAAGCTGGCTGACTTCGGCTTGACACAGAAGCGTGGCACTCTAATCTGCTACATCTCAAGCACGCTGCCCTACATGGCCCCGGAGCTGTGTGCCATGGTGGCGGAGGACGGCCAGGAAAAGCCTCAAGCTCCACCGCTCAGCATACAGCCCAGCCTAGACACCTGGGCTTTTGGCGTGCTGCTTTTCTGCATCCTTACAGGTTTCTTTCCCTGGGAACACTGCACAAGCACTGACAGCTTCTATGAGGAGTTTGCTGAGTGGCGGCAGGACACAGAGACAACAGAAATCCCGACACAGTGGAAAAGATTCACACCAGCCTGTTTGGAGATGTTCGGGAAGCTGCTGGCGCTGGAGCCTAACGACCGATCCACAGCCGATGTGGTGAAAGGGTATGTTGGGAAGGAATGGGTGAAGCCAAAGTGCCCAAATGAAGGTGATGGAGTAAGCGCCATGGCAACACTGAGCAGCCCTTGCCGTAGTAGCCCAGTGCTTCAGTAA